The stretch of DNA CTCGATCGCGCCGGACGCTATCCTGAGCTGATCGAACGCCCCAAAACGGTGGAATATCTGGTTGCCCAATGGCATGAAAGTGTGGGCAATATCCTGCTCGACTCGTTAGGCTTACCCGAAGAAATCGTCGCGGCAGTCAATGAACTTGACCAACCACGCAATTTCATTGAAACACCGCGCACACTCAGCGACGTGGTGTATATCGCCAATTTGTTTGCGGGTGGCTTTGAGGAAATGCGGAAACTGGATATCCCCAATTTGCAGGAACCCAAAGAGCTTAGCTACGCCAAGTACACCGATTTAAGTGCTGAAATGGAAGAAGCCTGCCAGGAAATGATTAGCCTATTCTGAGGCATCACTTAGAACAGCATGCGTGACAGGTAGTGGTCCAGCAGCAAGGCCAAAAACAAATATCCCAGATAAGCTATCGAAATACGGAATAAGCGCTGCGCCATCAGATCAGCCAGCGCCTCGCTGTGTGCACGATAAACACGCCATGCCCCCTGTACAAACCATAGATTTAACCCCAAAGCAGCGCATAGATAGAGCGTACTACTAAATTGCAGCGCCACAGGCAGTAGGGTTGTCGCCACCAAAATCCAGCTATACAACCAAATGGCTAAGCGCGTAAATGCTCGACCATGCGTCACTGGCAGCATTGGCAACCCGACCTTGCGGTACTCTTCCATCCGGTATAAAGCCAGCGCCCAGAAATGCGGTGGTGTCCAAGCATAAATAATCAGAAACAGCGCAGCCGCTTCGGCTGAAATACTGCCGGTCATTGCCGCCCAGCCTAAAATCGGCGGCATCGCCCCAGCTGCGCCACCAATCACAATATTCTGCGGACTAGCCGGTTTTAGCCAACGGGTATAGACCACGGCATAAGCAATAAAGGTGGCTAGCGTCAAATACAGCGTAAGGGTATTAACAAATAACGCTAAACAGAGCGTGCCAGCCATGGTCAGCACCATGGCGTACAAAGCAGCCCATTCGGCACTGAGTGCCCCGCGTGCGAGCGGGCGCAAATGCGTGCGCAGCATTTGTGCATCACGCTTCGCCTCAAACAGACAATTGGCCGCCGCCGCCCCACTTGCTATCAGACCAATACCCGCGAGTGCCGCCAGCATGGTGGCCCACGCAGGAGCACCATCGCTAGCCAGCAACATGCCAATCCAGGCGCAAAATACAATCAGCGCCACCACTCGAGGTTTACCCAGCCGATATAGCTCGCGCCAGTGCGGGGGGTTTTGCAGGCTTATCGCAATCATGGCACACACCTCAGGGTTGAGAGTCGAGCAGTGAAACGGTGGCTTGCTGAGCCACAACCAGTGATCTGACCGCTGGTTTATTGAGTTCTGCGGTTGCAATCGGCGCTGCCCGTACCCAGCCATATACCAGCACACCGAGTAAGGCCGCGGCCCCGCTATGATGGGCTAGCGCCAAGAACAACGGCAAACCAAGCCAAACATTGGCAATGCCCAAAGCAATTTGTAGCAGAAGCAGGAAACCAAGGGCTGCGGCATAGCGCGGCAGCAAACGCCATAACTGCCATACCAAGCTCAGCACCAAAACCAGCACCAGCAAAGCACCCAAGCGATGTAAATAATGAATCGCAGCCAGATGCGTCAGGTTTAAGGCGCTGCCGTCCGCAGCCAAGCCTAACGCCCGATCAGGCCGTAGTGCGGCCCCCAGCCCGGCAGGTAACTGCCAGCTATCCAAGCATTGCGGAAAACCATCGCAGGCGAGCCCTGCGTAATTACTAGAAACCCAGCCACCCAAGATTATCTGCCCAGCCACCGCCAACACCGACAGTCGCCATAGCCAGTTCAGATCGCGTCCCAAGTACCAGCGCTCAGCATTACGGGCAAATATCACCAACAAAGTCATCAGCAAGGTCATACCGCCAACTAAATGCCCTGTCACCACCGCAGGCATTAATTTCAGCGTCACCGTCCACATCCCAAATGCGCCTTGCAACACAATCACCAGCAGGGGAAGCAGCGCCAGCCACGGGTTTAGCCCCGCATGTCGCCGATCGCGCCACAGACTAAAGCTTAGCCCAATCATCAATACTCCCAGCCCACTGGCTGCATAGCGATGGATCATTTCTTTCCAGCCTTTACCTACATCGACCGACATACCAAAATGCCGCTCGGCGTGGCTGATTTCATGAGGCTCATCTGGCACGCTAAAATGCCCATAACAGCCTGGCCAATCAGGGCACCCCAGCCCTGCATCTTGCAAACGCACATAGGCGCCCAAGCTCATTAACAAGAACGTCCAAATAAGCGCAAGCAGTAACAAACGGCGGCTAATCACACTCATTTAACCCAAACCCTGATTATTTTTCAGCACTTTGCCAATTTCACGCAGCACCGACTGCCGCCCTGCCGCATCTTGCAGTTGCTGCGGTAAATACCGCAGCACGGCATTACCATGGGGGTCGATCAAATACAGTCCACTGGGCATCACTCGATCAGGCGGCAAACAGGCCGTCACCGCGAGGCGTTGCTGATCTCGCCCCTGCGCCAGTCGCAATTGCCGCGCCGACTGCAACAGCGGGGCCAAATCAGCATTCGCAGCGCCAGCCGAGGTGCATTGCGATTCAATATGCGCCAACAATTGCCAAGTACGTTGTGCGCTAGGAGCAACCATTGGCTGCGCTAATAATTGGCCATAGGTGTCACCCCCTTGCGGGCGCGCATAGTGCCAAGCCCATTGCGCAAGCCCTAGCGGCGCAATACATAGACCCAGTATCACCATTAGAACCAATCTGGATTTAGCTTTAGCCAACATACTCTAGCCTCTTAAATAGTGGCGACGGAACAAATAGGTGCCAATCAGCGCCAACAACCCCCAAGTCAGCGCATACGCCCAATGCCTAGCAACCCCAAAAGGCCGCTCAGGCTCAATGGCCAACAAGCCTGAGCTGGCCTGATCTGCCAGCGCATAGGCCTCTGGCAGCGGCAAATAGGCCCAGGCAGCAAAACGACCAGGGTCAAGATTTTGAAAAACCCGGCCTTCAACTGTGTTGCCTCCTAGCTCCATATACCGTGGCCAGGCCTGCGCTACCACTTTGGGAGCGGCTTTTGGAGTGGGTGGAATGCCTTGCTCCTGCACATTCCACCAGCCACGATTGACCATCACGATGACCCCATCCTGTAACTGAAATGGCGTAATGATGTGATAACCCACCTTCCCCGCACGGACACGGTGATCGAGCCAAATTTCATATTGCGGCAACCACTGACCTTGCAATTGCACTGGGCGCCATAAGGGCGGGCTCCCCCTGCTCCAATGCATCATCGGCAAACTTTGTAAGCGAGCAATCTCGGCGAGTTGCAGCTGTTTTTCATGCGCCCGCCATATTTGCCAAACACACAATAGGCTGGTCAATATAATCATGGCCACCAGCATGATCGCACCCTGCCATTGTTTCCCGCGCAAAGTAGCCTTGGTTTGCCTAGGCTGAAGCTGAGGAGGATTTGGAATGAAAATTGTCGCCATCATGCTGCTCCTTGCTATCTTGCTCTCGCTGGGGCAGGCCTTACTGCGTTTGATTCGCGGCGCATCTGGCCCGATGTGGCGGATGCTCGCTTGGCGCGTCGGTCTGTCGTTGGGCTTATATTTCTTGCTGCTGCTTGCGCACTGGCAGGCTTGGCTGTAGCACGCAGATGCTCTGTTTATAGCCTGCAAGCGCGCGCCGCTGATCACCTAAAGACTAAGGTAAAAACCCTACACAAACTGCACTCAACTGGCTGGCAACATCACGACCAGCACCGCCTAGAGCACATAAACAAATACAAATAACCCTAACCACACCACATCGACAAAATGCCAATACCACGCGGCGGCTTCAAAACCAAAGTGCTGTAACGGCGTAAAGTGCCCCCGCTGTACCCGCAACCACATGGTAGTTAAGATCAATGTTCCGACCAGCACATGCATCCCATGAAACCCAGTCAGTAAATAGAAGGTCGCGCCGTATGCACCTGATGCCAAGGTCAGCTTAAGCTCACTCCAGGCATGCTGATATTCGTACGCTTGCAAACACAGAAATAACACTCCAAGCACGATCGTGAGACCCAAGCCTAGGCTTAAAACTCGGCGTTGCTGTTGCAACAAGCCCCAATGCGCCCAAGTTAGGGTGACACCGGAGGTCAACAATAATGCCGTATTGATTGCTGGCAGACCAAACGGATGCATAGCTTGGTAAGCCGCCGATTTAGGCCCCGTCGCCATCGGCCAATCGGCCTGAAAATTTGGCCATAACATTCGTTGCGTTTCACTAAAAAAGCCCAGCTCCGGAACCGAAATAGTGCGGGTATAAAACAAGGCGCCAAAAAAGGCGGCAAAGAACATGACTTCAGAAAAAATAAACCAGCTCATTCCCCACCGAAAGGAATAATCCACCTGCTGGCCATAGCTACCACTTTCAGACTCGTGCACCACATCACCGAACCAACCGATCAACATCCACAGCAAAACACCAGCCCCAATCAATAGCACCCATCGCCCACTCGCTACCTGATTGATCGCTAAGGCCGCGCCAAGCCCCAAACAAAATAGTGCCACCGCACCGACGATGGGCCACCGTGAAGGTGATGGCACAAAATAATGTGCATCATGAACTGCGTTCTCTACATTCATTGCTCACCTCCTACCTTGTGCCGTTGGCCTACTGTTGCGTAGTCACCAGCGTATGTACCAAGCCCCACACCAACAGCGCCAAGAGCAAACCGCACAACAATCCGGCCACCAATAGCTGCCAAATCTGAACTGGCCGCCGTGATTTTTCCCTGCTGCGAACGCCAAAAAAAGCGGCCAATACTGCTTTGATGGCCGTCCACATCTCAGCTCTCCCTCACTTTGTGTGTAAAAGCTGGGATGGCTTGCAAGCTATACGACAAAGTTGCCGCGCCCATTTCAGCGGGCAATGATTTGGCCACCAGCAAAACCACCGTGACCTCGCGCTGCTCATTGCCCGCCAAACTCATCGCGTTAAAGCAAAAACATTCAAGCTTTTGCAGCACACCGGCCGCACGTACTGGTGCAAAACTCGGTACGGCACGTAAATACACGGGTTGATCTGATTCGTTGCGCAGCACAAAGCGCGCCTTCACCTGCCCGCCAGCTTGCGCAACTTGCACGCCATCCAAAGCCTGCATCGTTACGGGTAAATCGGCGGCAACATTGACATCAAACTCAACTCGCAACGCGCTACCCGCTTGTGTGAGGCTGGCGTTGGCCCGATCAATGCCTAAAAATTGGCAAAACGAGGCGTAAAACGGCGCTAAGGCATAGCCAAATCCAAACATCAGCGCAGCGACCAAGGCTAATTTAATCGCCAATCGCTGGTTTTGTTTCGTGATGATACTTACATCAATCGCAGCCATATACCCACCAATGTATTCAGCCAAAGCGCTTATTTAAAAAGAGCTTTAACTAGATACCCATAGTTGACGTGCAATAGCGACCAGAAAAAACAGCAACGCCAGCAGTAGTAGTTTTAATGCCGTTTTCAGATTGGCACTCATGCCTCATCCTCCCCCTCGTGATACACCGCCTGAGCAATCAAGCCACGGCGCACCATGGCAATATCGGGTGGGCTTTCCCAAGTGTGATGCGGTGCGGGCGAGGGCACCTCCCACTCCAAAGTATTGCCGCCCTCCCAAGGCTGCGCAGGCGCAGGGCCCACCCCACCACGGATGGTGTGCAAGACATTGAATAAAAACAGTAATTGGCCCAAGCCAAAACAGAAGGCTCCTACCGTAGCTAAGGAATTAAACTGGGTGAATTGCAAGGCGTAATCAGGAATCCGCCGCGGCATACCCGCCAGCCCTAAAAAGTGCATCGGAAAGAAAGTCACATTGAACCAGATCATCGACCACCAGAAATGCAGCTTGCCGCGCCCCTCGTGGTACATATAACCCGTCCATTTGGGGAGCCAGTAATACACGGCGGCAAACAGGCTAAATAGCGCACCCGCAACCAGCACATAGTGAAAATGTGCCACAACGTAATAGGTATCCTGCATTTGGGTATCAATCGGCGCAATCGACAGCACCAGCCCGGAAAAACCACCGACGGTAAACAGGCAAACAAAGCCAATCGCAAACAGCATCGGCGTTTCAAACGTCATGCTGCCCTGCCACATCGTCGCGATCCAGTTAAACACTTTCACCCCGGTCGGTACGGCGATCAACATCGTCAGGAACATAAAAAACAACTGCGCGGTGGCGGGCATGCCCACGGCAAACATGTGATGGCCCCAGACCATAAACGACAAGATCGCGATTGAGCACGTTGCATAGACCATCGACACATAGCCAAATAGCGGTTTACGGGCAAAAGTCGGAATAATCTGGCTGACGATGCCAAAGGCGGGCAGCGCCATGATGTAAACCTCAGGGTGCCCGAAAAACCAGAAAATATGCTGGAACAGCACCGGGTCGCCACCACCCGCCGCGTTAAAGAAATGCGTACCAAAATGTCGATCGGTCAACAACATCGTCACCGCCCCCGCCAGCACCGGAGCCACCGCAATCAACAGATAAGCAGTCACCAGCGAAGTCCACGCAAACAGCGGCATGCGCAGCAAAGTCATGCCGGGCGCGCGCATATTTAAGATGGTGGTGATGATATTGATCGAGCCCATGATCGACGACAGCCCGAGCAGATGGATGCTGAAAATCGCCAGATCCATCCCCATGCCCGCTTGCGCCGACAGCGGTGGGTACAAAGTCCAGCCGCCTGCTGGCGCACCACCAGGGACAAACAGCGAAATCAGCAGCAGAGCGGCGGCGGGCGGCAACAGCCAGAAACTCCAGTTATTCATCCGCGCAAATGCCATATCTGGCGCGCCGAGCATCAGCGGCAACATCCAGTTCGCCAAGCCAGTAAACGCCGGCATGATGGCACCAAACACCATAATGATGCCGTGCAAAGTGGTGAGCTGATTAAAAAACTCCGGCTGCCAAAATTGAAGCCCCGGCTGAAATAGTTCAGCGCGGATGCAAAGCGCCATCACGCCGCCCGTGATAAACATGGCAAAGGCAAACCATAAATACAGCGTGCCAATATCTTTATGATTGGTGGCATAGAGCCAGCGCGCCCAACCTGTCTGGTGTTCAGCATGATGCTCACCGGGGGTATGCAAATGAGTGGAAGCAATCGAAGGGCTATGCATTATTTGGCTCCTCGCGCAGTTTTAACTTCACTAGGCTGCAGTATTCCGGCTTGATTACCCCAGCTGTTGCGCTCGTAGCTGATGACTGCGGCGATTTCTACATCGGATAAGCTAGACCAAGCTGGCATCGCATTTTTGCCATTAAGCACAATGTGCACATGATCAGCTTTCGCACCCGTTGCCACTTTCGACCCTGCCAATGCGGGAAATGGGCCACCGCCCTTACCGTTTGGCTGATGACAAGTTTGGCAATTGGCCTCGTATACCTGCCGCCCGCGAGCGATCAGCTCAACGGCGCTCCACACTTTATTCGGATCATCTTGCATGGCTTTGGCATGCGCCTGTTGATCGGCGATCCAACGCTTGAAGTCTGGCTCACTCAGTACCTTAACCACAATCGGCATAAACGCATGCCCTTTGCCACACAGCTCAACACACTGCCCCCGATACGTGCCCACTTTTTCGGCTTTGAACCAGGTATCGCGAATAAACCCAGGAATGGCATCTTGTTTAACGCCCAAAGCGGGCACACCCCAGCTATGAATCACATCGTTAGCCGTGGTTAGAATGCGGATTTTTTGTCCAACAGGCACCACCAACTCGCGGTCGACTTCCAGCAAATAATGCGGATTTTTGCTTTCGCCACCGGTGTGATGATTATCGATTTGTGCTTGCGGCGTAGCGAGTTTGCTTTTAAATCCAAAACCGAAATCAAGGTACTCGTAAGCCCAAAACCACTGAAACCCCGTGGCTTTAATGGTCATTACCGCCCCACGGCTGTCTTTTTGCGCTAGAACGACGCTGGCCGCAGGCCACGCCATTCCCAGCAAAATCAGCGCGGGGATCAAGGTCCATAAGATTTCGATCGTGGTATTTTCATGAAATGGCTTAGCGGTATGCCCGAGCGATTTACGGTGACGCACAATGGCATAAAACATCACACCAAACACGGCAAAAAAGATGATCAGAATGATGATCATCAGATAGCTATGCAGCCCTTCTATTTGCCGGGCAATCTGACTCGCGGGTGGGGTAAAAGTCCAAAACTCACCCGCAGCCATGACCTTGGAGGCACACAAGCTAAGTAGTAATACGGGCAATTCCCGCCTTTGTCGTCTCACCACCTTCATCACGGCACCTCGCATGCAAGCGTGTTGCTTCACGCTAGCAAACTTTACCGTCTTCGCAAGTTATTGATTTAAATGATTTTTCTTGTGCATCGCAACAAAGCCGTCCATCGGATAATACAAACACTTCAGACAAAAACAGTCTAACAAGAATCATTACCACTCGCGCAGGGAGAAGGATCATGGACATGCATCTTTCCGAATTAGATCAACACTTTACCTTGCCAAAAACGCGTAAAGTGGGCGCTGATCGGCCCATCGCTTGGTTAAAAATGGGTCTGGCTGATCTACTACAACACCCCGGGCCTAGCTTGACCTATGGTGGCATTATTACTGCAGTGGGCTGGCTCTTATTATCATTGGTTGATCAGCACGGGCATTTCTTTGCCACGCTGATTACAGGTTTTCTATTGCTATCACCACTGGCTGCTGCTGGAATCTACGAGCTCACCAGCGAACGGGAAGAAGGGCGTGAAACTTCTTTCATGCAGTCACTGCACGATGCGGGTAAAAACCTAAGCCAAGTTGCCTTTCTGGGGGTGATTCTGGGCATGGTGGCTATCGCATGGGAGCGCGTGTCAGCGATACTGTTTGCCCTACTATACGGTGGGCAGGTACCTGCTGGTATGCCACTCATTGAGGCCTTTACCGGCGAATACCTTAATTTCACTCTGGTATGGGGCGCGGCTGGATTTTTATTAGCCTGCTTTGTATTTGCCTTCACGGCAGTATCCATCCCAATGCTGGCAGACCGCGAGGTCGATAGCGTAACGGCCATGATGACTAGCCTGCGCGCTGTGGCTGAAAATATCAGCACAATGGCAATCTGGGCGGCACTCATCGTGATACTCACTGCGATTGGCTTTGCCACCTATCTAGTGGGGTTGATTGTCATCTTCCCATTACTGGGTCACGCTACGTGGTACGCCTACAAAGAGATGGTTGAATAGTCGCAACCCCTGTTCAAGTCATCTCCAAAAGCCAGACAGCGCACGGTGTGCCTTGTCTGGCTTTTGTCTATCTGGCACAGCCGCCTGCATAGGCTTTAGCTCAATAGCTGCGCTTGGGCAGGAGCCGCAAACCACCGCGCCAGAAAATCAACTAAGGCCCTGACCTTCGCTGGCTGCGGTAAACGCTGCGGGTAAATCATATACATCGCCAATCCCCGTAATTGATAATCGGGCAAGACCCGAATCAGACGGCCTGCCGCCACATCAGCGCCCACCAGATAACCGGGCAAGCGTGCTACACCGGCACCGAGCAAAGCAAAATTTCGAATCAGCGCATAATCATTGGCCTGAAACGGCGCTTGCACCGTCACATGCTGCAATTGTCCAGCGCGGCTCAACTCCCAAATTTGGGCTTGAGGAAAATGCATGTTTAATAAACACGGCACCTGTGCCAAATCTTGTGGCTGGGTTATCGCCGCCTGCTGCGCCAAACATTCGGGCGAAGCCACCAGCCAATCATGCACAAGTGCCAGCGGCCGACAAATCAGCCGCTCTGGAGGTGGTAAATTGGCCCGTATCGCCAAATCATAGCCTTCGGCCTCTAAATCACGCGGTACCGTGGATAGATCCAGCTCGACGGTAATCTGCGGGTATTGCTGGCGAAATGCCATTAATGCGGTGGCCATAAATACCCCACCAAAGCTCGTAGGCACCGTCAGCCGCAAATGACCACTCACCTGTTGGCCTTGCTCAGCTAGCTCGACATTAGCCGCCTGCAAGCGGGTTTGCCAATCACGACAATGCGCCAGATACAGCTGACCGGCCTCGGTGAGATGCAGCTTGCGGGTGGTACGGTACAACAGCTGCGTACCCAGACTGCGCTC from Chitinibacter fontanus encodes:
- a CDS encoding DUF2189 domain-containing protein, which gives rise to MDMHLSELDQHFTLPKTRKVGADRPIAWLKMGLADLLQHPGPSLTYGGIITAVGWLLLSLVDQHGHFFATLITGFLLLSPLAAAGIYELTSEREEGRETSFMQSLHDAGKNLSQVAFLGVILGMVAIAWERVSAILFALLYGGQVPAGMPLIEAFTGEYLNFTLVWGAAGFLLACFVFAFTAVSIPMLADREVDSVTAMMTSLRAVAENISTMAIWAALIVILTAIGFATYLVGLIVIFPLLGHATWYAYKEMVE
- the ctaD gene encoding cytochrome c oxidase subunit I; the protein is MHSPSIASTHLHTPGEHHAEHQTGWARWLYATNHKDIGTLYLWFAFAMFITGGVMALCIRAELFQPGLQFWQPEFFNQLTTLHGIIMVFGAIMPAFTGLANWMLPLMLGAPDMAFARMNNWSFWLLPPAAALLLISLFVPGGAPAGGWTLYPPLSAQAGMGMDLAIFSIHLLGLSSIMGSINIITTILNMRAPGMTLLRMPLFAWTSLVTAYLLIAVAPVLAGAVTMLLTDRHFGTHFFNAAGGGDPVLFQHIFWFFGHPEVYIMALPAFGIVSQIIPTFARKPLFGYVSMVYATCSIAILSFMVWGHHMFAVGMPATAQLFFMFLTMLIAVPTGVKVFNWIATMWQGSMTFETPMLFAIGFVCLFTVGGFSGLVLSIAPIDTQMQDTYYVVAHFHYVLVAGALFSLFAAVYYWLPKWTGYMYHEGRGKLHFWWSMIWFNVTFFPMHFLGLAGMPRRIPDYALQFTQFNSLATVGAFCFGLGQLLFLFNVLHTIRGGVGPAPAQPWEGGNTLEWEVPSPAPHHTWESPPDIAMVRRGLIAQAVYHEGEDEA
- a CDS encoding DUF2909 family protein, which encodes MKIVAIMLLLAILLSLGQALLRLIRGASGPMWRMLAWRVGLSLGLYFLLLLAHWQAWL
- a CDS encoding cytochrome c oxidase subunit 3, producing MNVENAVHDAHYFVPSPSRWPIVGAVALFCLGLGAALAINQVASGRWVLLIGAGVLLWMLIGWFGDVVHESESGSYGQQVDYSFRWGMSWFIFSEVMFFAAFFGALFYTRTISVPELGFFSETQRMLWPNFQADWPMATGPKSAAYQAMHPFGLPAINTALLLTSGVTLTWAHWGLLQQQRRVLSLGLGLTIVLGVLFLCLQAYEYQHAWSELKLTLASGAYGATFYLLTGFHGMHVLVGTLILTTMWLRVQRGHFTPLQHFGFEAAAWYWHFVDVVWLGLFVFVYVL
- a CDS encoding SURF1 family protein — protein: MMATIFIPNPPQLQPRQTKATLRGKQWQGAIMLVAMIILTSLLCVWQIWRAHEKQLQLAEIARLQSLPMMHWSRGSPPLWRPVQLQGQWLPQYEIWLDHRVRAGKVGYHIITPFQLQDGVIVMVNRGWWNVQEQGIPPTPKAAPKVVAQAWPRYMELGGNTVEGRVFQNLDPGRFAAWAYLPLPEAYALADQASSGLLAIEPERPFGVARHWAYALTWGLLALIGTYLFRRHYLRG
- a CDS encoding heme o synthase; translated protein: MIAISLQNPPHWRELYRLGKPRVVALIVFCAWIGMLLASDGAPAWATMLAALAGIGLIASGAAAANCLFEAKRDAQMLRTHLRPLARGALSAEWAALYAMVLTMAGTLCLALFVNTLTLYLTLATFIAYAVVYTRWLKPASPQNIVIGGAAGAMPPILGWAAMTGSISAEAAALFLIIYAWTPPHFWALALYRMEEYRKVGLPMLPVTHGRAFTRLAIWLYSWILVATTLLPVALQFSSTLYLCAALGLNLWFVQGAWRVYRAHSEALADLMAQRLFRISIAYLGYLFLALLLDHYLSRMLF
- a CDS encoding DUF2970 domain-containing protein; translation: MWTAIKAVLAAFFGVRSREKSRRPVQIWQLLVAGLLCGLLLALLVWGLVHTLVTTQQ
- a CDS encoding cytochrome c oxidase assembly protein, which gives rise to MAAIDVSIITKQNQRLAIKLALVAALMFGFGYALAPFYASFCQFLGIDRANASLTQAGSALRVEFDVNVAADLPVTMQALDGVQVAQAGGQVKARFVLRNESDQPVYLRAVPSFAPVRAAGVLQKLECFCFNAMSLAGNEQREVTVVLLVAKSLPAEMGAATLSYSLQAIPAFTHKVRES
- a CDS encoding COX15/CtaA family protein, producing the protein MSVISRRLLLLALIWTFLLMSLGAYVRLQDAGLGCPDWPGCYGHFSVPDEPHEISHAERHFGMSVDVGKGWKEMIHRYAASGLGVLMIGLSFSLWRDRRHAGLNPWLALLPLLVIVLQGAFGMWTVTLKLMPAVVTGHLVGGMTLLMTLLVIFARNAERWYLGRDLNWLWRLSVLAVAGQIILGGWVSSNYAGLACDGFPQCLDSWQLPAGLGAALRPDRALGLAADGSALNLTHLAAIHYLHRLGALLVLVLVLSLVWQLWRLLPRYAAALGFLLLLQIALGIANVWLGLPLFLALAHHSGAAALLGVLVYGWVRAAPIATAELNKPAVRSLVVAQQATVSLLDSQP
- the coxB gene encoding cytochrome c oxidase subunit II; protein product: MRGAVMKVVRRQRRELPVLLLSLCASKVMAAGEFWTFTPPASQIARQIEGLHSYLMIIILIIFFAVFGVMFYAIVRHRKSLGHTAKPFHENTTIEILWTLIPALILLGMAWPAASVVLAQKDSRGAVMTIKATGFQWFWAYEYLDFGFGFKSKLATPQAQIDNHHTGGESKNPHYLLEVDRELVVPVGQKIRILTTANDVIHSWGVPALGVKQDAIPGFIRDTWFKAEKVGTYRGQCVELCGKGHAFMPIVVKVLSEPDFKRWIADQQAHAKAMQDDPNKVWSAVELIARGRQVYEANCQTCHQPNGKGGGPFPALAGSKVATGAKADHVHIVLNGKNAMPAWSSLSDVEIAAVISYERNSWGNQAGILQPSEVKTARGAK
- a CDS encoding LysR family transcriptional regulator, which produces MQPMWGDLQQQWPWAMAYAAVVEHGGFTAAAKVLGVSKALLSKQVQQLERSLGTQLLYRTTRKLHLTEAGQLYLAHCRDWQTRLQAANVELAEQGQQVSGHLRLTVPTSFGGVFMATALMAFRQQYPQITVELDLSTVPRDLEAEGYDLAIRANLPPPERLICRPLALVHDWLVASPECLAQQAAITQPQDLAQVPCLLNMHFPQAQIWELSRAGQLQHVTVQAPFQANDYALIRNFALLGAGVARLPGYLVGADVAAGRLIRVLPDYQLRGLAMYMIYPQRLPQPAKVRALVDFLARWFAAPAQAQLLS